The proteins below come from a single Cylindrospermopsis raciborskii Cr2010 genomic window:
- a CDS encoding reverse transcriptase N-terminal domain-containing protein: MTKTRKTPMVVWAQINWRKLERAVYKLQQRIYQASSRGDVKVVRKLQKTLLNSWSAKMLAIRQVRTEYQAQQLLIKLALEPEWEAKFESHSYGFRPGKTYMDPIMAIKEAMRYGSKYVISANLAQHFEQIDYEKLLSKINTFPKLRRQIRVGMKSGIYNLNSWLLNQEIIHPGSLLSPLLVSIALHGMEKIVREYGKTIPGKKEEITLIRHGSEFALLDSEFDVIIKAKILIEKFLSDLGIQINLEQTLKGTKSPGFNFLDFNIRQYEIKTHSQPQRYQTFIQPSQEAIKTHYGELAQEIDKFKSCQSQLDLIKRLNPIITRWSNYYFPVNSAKTFQKLDHLMTLKLIAWVKARHNHKSTKQWVEKYFGSKDQANWVFRAFEESQPVYLTYHHGFLNAVKQCDTYTKTSTPNWYS, from the coding sequence ATCAAGCCTCTAGTCGGGGAGATGTTAAGGTAGTGCGTAAACTGCAAAAGACTCTGCTGAATTCCTGGTCTGCCAAAATGCTTGCTATTCGCCAAGTAAGAACAGAATACCAAGCACAACAATTATTGATTAAACTGGCTCTAGAACCTGAGTGGGAGGCTAAATTTGAGTCTCATAGTTATGGATTCCGACCGGGTAAAACTTATATGGATCCTATAATGGCTATTAAAGAGGCAATGAGGTATGGTAGCAAGTATGTTATCAGTGCCAATCTTGCCCAACACTTCGAGCAAATTGACTACGAAAAGCTATTAAGTAAGATAAATACTTTCCCAAAACTCCGTAGGCAAATAAGGGTAGGAATGAAATCGGGTATATACAATCTTAACTCATGGTTATTAAATCAAGAGATAATCCATCCCGGTAGTTTACTTTCCCCGCTTTTAGTCAGTATTGCTCTCCATGGCATGGAAAAAATTGTCCGAGAATATGGCAAAACTATTCCAGGTAAAAAAGAGGAAATAACCTTGATTAGACATGGCAGCGAATTTGCACTGCTAGATTCTGAATTCGATGTAATTATCAAGGCTAAAATACTGATTGAGAAGTTTCTGAGTGATCTAGGTATACAAATCAACTTGGAGCAAACTCTCAAGGGTACAAAATCCCCTGGGTTCAATTTTCTGGACTTTAATATCCGCCAATATGAAATCAAAACCCATTCCCAACCACAAAGGTATCAAACTTTCATCCAGCCCAGTCAAGAAGCAATTAAAACCCATTATGGGGAACTAGCTCAAGAAATAGATAAATTTAAGTCTTGTCAATCCCAATTAGACTTAATTAAACGACTAAATCCCATCATTACCAGATGGAGTAACTATTATTTCCCTGTTAATAGTGCTAAAACATTCCAAAAGCTAGACCACCTAATGACCTTAAAATTAATTGCCTGGGTGAAGGCCAGACATAATCACAAATCCACCAAACAGTGGGTCGAGAAATATTTTGGCTCCAAAGACCAAGCTAATTGGGTATTTCGTGCGTTTGAAGAAAGTCAACCGGTGTACCTTACCTACCATCATGGATTTCTCAACGCTGTCAAGCAGTGTGACACCTATACCAAGACATCAACCCCAAATTGGTACTCTTAA